Genomic DNA from Verrucomicrobiota bacterium:
TTTTGTTCTACTTGGTTTTGTCAGTGCCTCCCATGGTGCGATTCGGCTGGTTGGTAATTTCCAAACCGGCATGGCTGGCGCCCAAGAGGTGCGTATCACTGAAGATATCGATTTCACGATCACGGCAAATGGGCTCGTTCGGGAGTTTGTTTTCGTTGATTGGGTGAACTCCAGCGACGGCGGTCAGAGCGGGATTGGAGGGGTTCCAGGGTTCCCCCCGCAGAATATCCTCTATGAGCTTGAAGGCGCTCCTGGGACTGCGGCCCTGAATAATATTACTGATAATGCCATTCCTAGAGGAGACCTAACTGCTACTGACGGCTTTATTTCTATCTCTACCTTTCCTCCTTCCACTGAGATACCTGTTACGATTGGCCAGACATTGACGCTCAAAGCGGCCACCTACACCTTTG
This window encodes:
- a CDS encoding PEP-CTERM sorting domain-containing protein (PEP-CTERM proteins occur, often in large numbers, in the proteomes of bacteria that also encode an exosortase, a predicted intramembrane cysteine proteinase. The presence of a PEP-CTERM domain at a protein's C-terminus predicts cleavage within the sorting domain, followed by covalent anchoring to some some component of the (usually Gram-negative) cell surface. Many PEP-CTERM proteins exhibit an unusual sequence composition that includes large numbers of potential glycosylation sites. Expression of one such protein has been shown restore the ability of a bacterium to form floc, a type of biofilm.), whose translation is MKINRLSLLALFVLLGFVSASHGAIRLVGNFQTGMAGAQEVRITEDIDFTITANGLVREFVFVDWVNSSDGGQSGIGGVPGFPPQNILYELEGAPGTAALNNITDNAIPRGDLTATDGFISISTFPPSTEIPVTIGQTLTLKAATYTFGSNVNFNSEIVAGFFTGDMFLADRNGNRLSDNTFVPIPEPSSALLLGGFACAFAMLLRRRKAGKR